ATTTTGTATTTCGGCTTCTTTTACTTTTCTGAAAAGGTCAGACGCAAAGACGAAATTATTCAAACGTGTGTTTTGAGAGGTAAATATATCATCTTTTGTTCCTTCCCACTCTTTTTTCCCTTCATAGATATATATAATCTTCTCACCAATTCCCATAACAGAATTCATATCGTGGGTATTGATAATGGTGGTCATATTATACTCTTTTGTAATGTCTTGTATTAGTTCATCAATAAGTAATGATGTTTTGGGGTCTAAGCCTGAGTTAGGTTCGTCGCAAAACAAATATTGAGGTTGGAGAGAGATAGCTCTAGCTATGGCTACGCGTTTTTGCATACCTCCACTAATCTCTCCTGGGAATTTATCTTTGGCTTCGCTAAGGTTTACCCGTTCTAAACAAAATAGTGCTCTCTTTTGGCGTGCTCTGAGTGTGTCGTTACTAAACATGTTTAAGGGGAACATTACATTCTCAAGTACACTCATTGAATCAAACAAAGCGGCACTTTGAAAAATCATACCCATTTCTCTGCGTAAGATTTTCTTTTCTTTTTTGCTCATACGTAAGAAATTACGGTTATCATAGAGCAGTTCACCTTTGCTTGGATCAAGTAAGCCTACAATGCATTTCATTAAAACGGTCTTTCCTGAGCCACTTTGGCCAATTATTAAGTTCGTTTTTCCATTCTCGAAACTAGCATCGATATTTTTTAAAATCTCTTTATCTTCAAACGATTTATAGAGTCCTTTTATTTCGATCATCCCATTAAAAGTTTAGTTAGTACCAAATCGGCGAATAAAATAAGTACACTGCTTGTTACCACGGCATCAGTAGACGCTTTACCCACTTCTATTGAACCCCCTTCAACTGTATATCCGAAAAAAGCGGATACGCTGGCGATAATGAAAGCGAAAAAGAGCGATTTAATGATTCCGCACCATACAAACCATTCCACAAACATGTATTGCAAACCGTATTCTAAATCACTAGCCATCATTATCCCTCCAAGCCAACAAGTGGCAAAAGCTCCTATGATACCTGCGAAAATACTAAATGTAACAAGAATAGGAATAATGGTAACTAAAGCTGCTATTTTAGGAAAAATAAGATAGTTAGCTGAGTTAACGCCCATGATTTCCAATGCGTCAATTTGTTGCGTTATCCGCATAGTTCCCAACTCTGAAGCAATATTTGATCCGACTTTACCAGCCAATATAAGACACATGATAGAAGATGAAAATTCGAGCAATAAAATTTCACGGGTGACATATCCTACAGTCCACCGAGGCATCCACGGACTTTCTATATTAAGTTTTATTTGTATCGTTATAACAGCTCCGATAAAAAATGAGATAAGTAGTACGATCCCAATAGAATTTACTCCTAATTGCTCTATCTCTTTAATATATTGTTTGAAGAACATGCGCATTTTCTCAGGGCGAGAAAAAGCTTTGTTCATAAGGACTACGTATCTTCCTACAGTTCTTAATGCTCTAATCATATCTTGTATATTTGTTTGCAAATGTACACTATTTCAGCCGATTTTTACTACATTTGCCGCTAAATAACAAAGGATATGGAAGATAGCAGGATGGTTCTTCGTACCGAAGATTTGGTAAAGAAATATGGCAAGCGTACCGTTGTGAGTCATGTTTCAATCAACGTGAAGCAAGGTGAGATTGTAGGTT
This window of the uncultured Bacteroides sp. genome carries:
- a CDS encoding ABC transporter ATP-binding protein, with protein sequence MIEIKGLYKSFEDKEILKNIDASFENGKTNLIIGQSGSGKTVLMKCIVGLLDPSKGELLYDNRNFLRMSKKEKKILRREMGMIFQSAALFDSMSVLENVMFPLNMFSNDTLRARQKRALFCLERVNLSEAKDKFPGEISGGMQKRVAIARAISLQPQYLFCDEPNSGLDPKTSLLIDELIQDITKEYNMTTIINTHDMNSVMGIGEKIIYIYEGKKEWEGTKDDIFTSQNTRLNNFVFASDLFRKVKEAEIQNMEG
- a CDS encoding ABC transporter permease; its protein translation is MIRALRTVGRYVVLMNKAFSRPEKMRMFFKQYIKEIEQLGVNSIGIVLLISFFIGAVITIQIKLNIESPWMPRWTVGYVTREILLLEFSSSIMCLILAGKVGSNIASELGTMRITQQIDALEIMGVNSANYLIFPKIAALVTIIPILVTFSIFAGIIGAFATCWLGGIMMASDLEYGLQYMFVEWFVWCGIIKSLFFAFIIASVSAFFGYTVEGGSIEVGKASTDAVVTSSVLILFADLVLTKLLMG